Proteins from a genomic interval of Vanacampus margaritifer isolate UIUO_Vmar chromosome 4, RoL_Vmar_1.0, whole genome shotgun sequence:
- the mrpl27 gene encoding large ribosomal subunit protein bL27m, which produces MALLLCSFTKYTAGLLDPGKFFFLSSLRFASKKAGGSSKNHGGKSPGKRYGLKKQDGHFVHAGNILATQRLLRYHPGAFVGMGRKKTLYALEDGCVRLTKEVYIPHPHSLETSQIITKLAKGICLYKTFINIIPVKQEPTFKLVNIV; this is translated from the exons ATGGCATTACTGCTTTGCTCCTTCACCAAGTACACAGCGG gGCTTTTAGATcctggaaagttttttttcctgtcctcTCTGAGGTTTGCATCCAAGaaggcaggtggcagcagtaAGAATCATGGAGGAAAGAGCCCTGGCAAAAGATACGGCCTCAAGAAGCAAGATG GACACTTTGTCCATGCCGGCAACATCCTGGCAACACAGAGGCTGCTGAGGTATCACCCAGGAGCGTTT gtTGGGATGGGACGCAAGAAGACTCTTTACGCTCTTGAGGATGGTTGCGTTAGGTTAACCAAGGAGGTCTATATCCCCCACCCTCACAGTCTGGAGACAAGCCAGATCATCACCAAGCTTGCCAAAGGAATTTGTCTTTACAAAACCTTCATCAACATTATTCCAGTAAAGCAAGAGCCCACCTTTAAACTGGTTAACATTGTCTAA